A genomic region of Candidatus Eisenbacteria bacterium contains the following coding sequences:
- a CDS encoding sigma 54-interacting transcriptional regulator produces the protein MLPRGYEEERVLKEKGGTRVAVARAAQGGATVVVKTVAPETPERIRNLFLDDVRLRTDLAHRGIAPILESGRIADGSLYAVSPFVEGTDPRRWMLRAPNVRTAPFVKRLAEPIAFLHERGQVHGDIKPGNLLFRADGEEILDLCWTDLLPLAFRREGTFGILVGTPAYLAPEAIRGDDPDHRADLYALGATLYEILAGRPLFEGSAADLARAHLTTDARRLLPAASPFPDLLWKAIARLLEKEPSDRPSSIEEFLAEAGLGRKRKTAALAPVAPNVRRKDLEARVRAWLAEDERPSLVIAGDPGSGRTRFLRRLVGELRIEGRPVVAAAGTESGEAHPFAGVEKLFAALSGRSLALGPLAPARRGDAGLSPLAAGAREETRLFRKLRALFEEDLRRLSRDGSPPVLVVIDDADRLDEISSRFLLFLIERGRALPARYLLAREAGSEPGPLFAGLEPGRLARIERTDPFTHEEIAAWIEGAFGGGAIAPDLLEAATRFSEGNPARLEALVREWAARGTIRKRRGTLHLHGSPPAPSAVQAERARRIPVEGLSVGSRELAGAIALPAGPREARFFERLLSIRPHDFPMLAAPLLERRLVRREQAPAGDAYAPFSESLRERLAALLPAGRRRVLHRAAARLAETSAGDAGPAAHFDAAHHWERAGNRAGAARALLRAAAGMEELSLVREAGDLYRMALRSKDGLRAPNERARILLALASLRHRDGRPRAALAALRLLRRTAAKDEEGRGIDRTARRLAAWIRYFRGNAKEAEKALGRLLDEGAPFGAGEEAAIRCDLGWFALSRGDAEAARAHLGRAHQSTKRSKTSALNGRTLKRLGAVAFYESAWREAGAHYERAARILERAAPAEAVGAFANLGLVRLWTGRLAEAAALLENALSLARKTGEVLEEARVLEDLGRVLFRLGRVEEAARAWDEAFSIYEDFGDEGGKVRVLLTRGQTARERGRLDQSIELLRRGLALARAGSNPYAVFDALNLAALTHIAREEPKEAEEALREAEAVLGERLSGRYEALLDRTKARLAFLDGRPAEAEKGLVRAIRLFSKRGERLMEAETILLAAEARLHAGGRGSPAALLQKAERLSARTECPWIACRLNLLYGRHEEARGDPATARSCLRDAIRSARALDARLDLAEALAYLAALEARGGERRKAKAHADEAAALYDLMRAVSPPAALGEARGLVQGGGDEGGEGLRTICRIARIINSLRASDAVLEHVLDQALDHLRGERGLILLYGADGDLVPRASRSIEGEDLRDVTRFSRTLFRKAEESEEPLVAENALSDPRFEGAESVAAYNILSFACAPLRSKGKPIGLVYLDNCRSANVFTPRDLSFLQALADLAGVALENARLLEDLERENALLREEAARRAEVPEIIAESPAMQRTLRELRAAARSDIAVLLLGETGAGKGLAAHLIHQESRRRDRPFLRLNCSAIAPTLVEDELFGHEPGAFTDARERKAGIFERANRGTLLLDEIGDMPIASQVKLLRVLQEGEFERLGGTETIRSDVRILAATNRNLALLAERGEFRSDLFYRLNGVAIEIPPLRARREDIPALARTFLAVHARRNRKEIRSIARAAESLLIAYGWPGNVRELDHVIERAVVFCDGPRIETAHLTEEVRAAFPSGPAPLEGSEENMKDLPGEIRSIEEEMLLRALEESGWNRSRAARLLGIHESTVRKKIRRLRLKRT, from the coding sequence CGGATACGAAGAAGAGCGCGTGCTCAAGGAGAAAGGCGGCACGCGGGTCGCCGTCGCGCGCGCGGCGCAGGGCGGCGCGACCGTCGTCGTGAAGACCGTCGCGCCGGAAACTCCCGAGCGGATCCGCAACCTCTTCCTCGACGATGTCCGCCTTCGAACGGATCTTGCCCACCGGGGGATCGCGCCGATCCTCGAATCGGGGCGGATCGCCGACGGTTCGCTCTACGCGGTCTCTCCCTTCGTCGAGGGGACCGATCCGCGCCGGTGGATGCTCCGCGCGCCGAACGTGCGCACGGCGCCGTTCGTGAAGCGTCTCGCCGAGCCGATCGCGTTCCTTCACGAGCGGGGGCAGGTTCACGGCGACATCAAGCCGGGGAACCTCCTCTTTCGAGCGGACGGAGAAGAGATCCTCGATCTTTGCTGGACCGATCTCCTCCCGCTCGCGTTCCGCCGCGAGGGGACGTTCGGGATTCTCGTCGGAACGCCCGCGTATCTGGCGCCGGAGGCGATCCGCGGGGACGATCCGGATCACCGGGCGGACCTCTATGCGCTTGGCGCAACCCTCTACGAGATCCTCGCGGGGCGCCCGCTCTTCGAGGGGAGCGCCGCCGATCTCGCACGCGCGCACCTCACAACCGACGCGCGGCGTCTTCTCCCCGCCGCCTCTCCCTTCCCCGACCTTCTGTGGAAAGCGATCGCTCGGCTTCTGGAAAAGGAGCCGTCGGATCGTCCTTCCTCGATCGAGGAGTTTCTCGCGGAGGCCGGCCTCGGGCGGAAGCGAAAGACCGCCGCGCTCGCCCCTGTGGCGCCGAACGTGCGAAGGAAGGATCTGGAAGCGCGCGTCCGCGCGTGGCTCGCGGAGGACGAGCGGCCTTCTCTCGTGATCGCAGGCGATCCCGGTTCGGGAAGGACGCGCTTTCTCCGGCGCCTGGTGGGGGAGCTTCGCATCGAGGGTCGCCCGGTCGTCGCGGCGGCGGGGACCGAATCAGGAGAGGCGCATCCGTTCGCCGGCGTGGAGAAGCTCTTCGCAGCTCTTTCCGGGCGCTCCCTCGCGCTCGGCCCGCTCGCGCCGGCGCGAAGAGGGGACGCGGGACTCTCCCCACTCGCCGCGGGAGCCCGAGAGGAAACGCGTCTCTTCCGCAAGCTCCGCGCCCTCTTCGAGGAGGATCTCCGGCGGCTTTCAAGGGACGGATCGCCGCCGGTTCTCGTCGTGATCGACGACGCGGACCGCCTCGACGAGATCTCCTCTCGATTCCTTCTCTTCCTCATCGAGAGGGGGCGCGCGCTTCCGGCCCGATATCTCCTCGCGCGGGAAGCGGGGAGCGAGCCGGGCCCTCTCTTCGCGGGGCTCGAGCCTGGGCGTCTCGCGCGGATCGAGCGGACCGATCCCTTCACACACGAAGAGATTGCCGCGTGGATCGAGGGAGCATTCGGCGGCGGCGCGATCGCACCCGATCTTCTCGAGGCGGCGACCCGCTTCTCCGAGGGGAACCCGGCCAGGCTGGAGGCGCTCGTCCGGGAGTGGGCGGCGCGCGGGACGATCCGCAAGAGGCGGGGGACGCTCCACCTGCACGGGTCCCCGCCCGCTCCTTCCGCCGTTCAAGCGGAGAGGGCGCGGAGGATCCCGGTGGAAGGGCTCTCCGTAGGCTCCCGTGAACTCGCGGGGGCGATCGCGCTACCGGCCGGCCCGCGCGAGGCGCGCTTCTTCGAGCGGCTTCTCTCGATCCGCCCGCACGACTTCCCGATGCTCGCCGCGCCGCTCCTCGAGAGGCGTCTCGTCCGCAGGGAACAAGCGCCGGCCGGCGACGCGTACGCCCCCTTCTCGGAGAGCCTGCGCGAGAGGCTCGCGGCTCTTCTCCCCGCGGGGAGGAGGCGCGTCTTGCACCGCGCGGCGGCGAGGCTGGCCGAGACGAGCGCGGGGGATGCGGGACCGGCGGCGCATTTCGATGCGGCGCACCACTGGGAGCGCGCGGGAAACCGCGCGGGGGCGGCGCGCGCGCTTCTTCGCGCGGCGGCCGGAATGGAGGAGCTCTCTCTCGTGCGCGAGGCGGGCGACCTCTACCGGATGGCTCTCCGCTCGAAAGACGGGCTTCGCGCGCCGAACGAGCGGGCCCGGATCCTTCTCGCGCTCGCCTCGCTCCGCCACCGCGACGGCCGGCCGCGAGCGGCCCTCGCCGCGCTCCGCCTTCTCCGCCGCACGGCGGCGAAGGACGAAGAGGGGCGGGGGATCGATCGGACGGCGCGGAGGCTCGCCGCGTGGATCCGCTACTTCCGAGGGAACGCGAAGGAGGCGGAGAAGGCGCTCGGCCGTCTTCTCGACGAGGGGGCACCTTTCGGGGCGGGGGAGGAGGCCGCGATCCGATGCGATCTCGGCTGGTTCGCCCTCTCGCGCGGGGACGCGGAGGCGGCGCGGGCGCACCTCGGGAGGGCGCATCAATCGACGAAGCGAAGCAAAACATCGGCGCTCAACGGTCGAACGCTCAAGCGTCTCGGGGCGGTCGCGTTCTACGAGAGCGCGTGGCGCGAGGCGGGAGCGCACTACGAGCGGGCGGCCCGCATCCTGGAGCGCGCGGCGCCGGCCGAGGCGGTCGGAGCGTTCGCGAACCTCGGGCTCGTCCGCCTTTGGACCGGTCGGCTCGCCGAGGCGGCCGCTCTTCTCGAGAACGCGCTCTCTCTCGCCCGCAAGACGGGAGAGGTGCTCGAGGAGGCGCGCGTCCTCGAGGATCTCGGGCGTGTTCTCTTCCGGCTCGGAAGGGTCGAGGAAGCGGCCCGCGCGTGGGACGAGGCCTTCTCGATCTATGAAGATTTCGGCGACGAAGGGGGGAAGGTGCGCGTGCTCCTCACGCGCGGTCAGACGGCGCGGGAGAGAGGGCGCCTCGACCAGTCGATCGAGCTTCTCCGCCGGGGCCTCGCGCTTGCGCGCGCCGGATCGAACCCGTACGCGGTCTTCGACGCGCTCAATCTCGCCGCCCTCACGCACATCGCCCGCGAGGAGCCGAAGGAAGCGGAAGAGGCTCTCCGGGAAGCGGAGGCGGTTCTCGGCGAGCGGCTCTCGGGAAGGTACGAGGCGCTTCTCGATCGGACGAAGGCGCGTCTCGCGTTCCTCGATGGGCGCCCCGCGGAGGCGGAGAAGGGGCTTGTGCGCGCGATCCGTCTCTTTTCGAAGCGGGGCGAGCGGTTGATGGAGGCGGAGACCATTCTTCTCGCCGCCGAGGCGAGATTGCACGCGGGAGGGAGGGGATCGCCGGCGGCTCTTCTTCAAAAAGCCGAGCGGCTCTCGGCGCGGACGGAGTGCCCGTGGATCGCTTGCCGTCTCAATCTTCTTTACGGCCGGCACGAGGAGGCCCGCGGGGATCCGGCAACCGCGCGAAGCTGTCTTCGCGACGCGATCCGTTCGGCGCGCGCGCTCGACGCGCGGCTCGACCTCGCGGAGGCGCTTGCTTATCTCGCCGCCCTCGAGGCGCGCGGCGGGGAGAGAAGAAAGGCGAAGGCGCACGCCGACGAGGCGGCCGCGCTCTACGATCTCATGCGCGCGGTCTCCCCGCCGGCGGCACTCGGCGAGGCGCGGGGGCTCGTTCAAGGGGGCGGCGACGAGGGAGGGGAGGGCCTCCGCACGATCTGCCGGATCGCACGGATCATCAACTCGCTCCGCGCGAGCGACGCGGTCCTCGAGCACGTTCTCGACCAGGCGCTCGATCATCTTCGCGGGGAGCGAGGGCTCATCCTCCTCTACGGCGCCGACGGGGATCTCGTCCCGCGCGCGTCCCGGTCGATCGAGGGAGAGGATCTTCGCGACGTGACCCGCTTCAGCCGAACGCTCTTCCGAAAGGCGGAGGAATCGGAGGAGCCTCTCGTCGCGGAGAACGCGCTCTCCGATCCGCGCTTCGAGGGGGCGGAGAGCGTCGCCGCCTACAACATCCTTTCCTTCGCCTGCGCGCCGCTCCGCTCGAAGGGGAAGCCGATCGGCCTCGTCTATCTCGACAATTGCCGCTCGGCGAACGTCTTCACCCCGCGCGATCTCTCGTTTCTCCAGGCGCTCGCCGATCTCGCGGGCGTCGCGCTCGAGAACGCGCGGCTCTTGGAGGATCTCGAGCGGGAGAACGCGCTTCTTCGCGAGGAGGCGGCGCGGAGGGCGGAGGTTCCGGAGATCATCGCGGAGAGCCCCGCGATGCAACGAACGCTTCGCGAGCTTCGCGCGGCGGCGCGAAGCGACATCGCCGTGCTTCTTCTCGGCGAGACCGGCGCGGGGAAAGGGCTCGCGGCGCATCTCATCCATCAGGAGAGCCGGCGGCGGGACCGACCGTTCCTCCGTCTCAACTGCTCGGCGATCGCTCCCACGCTCGTCGAGGACGAGCTCTTCGGGCACGAGCCGGGCGCCTTCACCGACGCGAGGGAGCGAAAGGCGGGGATCTTCGAGAGGGCGAATCGCGGGACGCTTCTTCTCGACGAGATCGGCGACATGCCGATTGCTTCGCAGGTGAAGCTTCTTCGCGTGCTTCAGGAAGGGGAGTTCGAGAGGCTCGGGGGGACGGAGACGATCCGGTCGGACGTCCGGATTCTCGCCGCGACGAATCGGAACCTCGCCCTTCTCGCGGAGCGGGGGGAGTTTCGAAGCGATCTCTTCTATCGGTTGAACGGGGTGGCGATCGAGATCCCGCCCCTTCGCGCGCGGCGGGAGGACATCCCCGCGCTCGCGCGCACCTTCCTCGCGGTCCACGCGCGCCGGAACCGGAAGGAGATCCGGTCGATCGCCCGCGCGGCAGAGAGCCTTCTCATCGCCTACGGGTGGCCCGGGAACGTGCGGGAGCTCGACCACGTGATCGAACGGGCGGTGGTCTTCTGCGACGGGCCGCGCATCGAGACGGCGCATCTGACCGAGGAGGTCCGCGCCGCGTTCCCGAGCGGGCCCGCCCCCCTCGAGGGCTCGGAAGAGAACATGAAGGACCTC